In the genome of Candidatus Margulisiibacteriota bacterium, the window TACAGCAATTCCAAAAGGGCCGCGTCACGCAAGGCCCAAGGATCGTTGCCGCGCGGGGAAGAAACTAGCCGGGCCGCTTCGTTGATCGTCAAGGCCTTAGGAAGGCGTTTGGCTTTCTTTGGTAAATGAAAATCACCGGTCGGGTCGGTTGCCACCTTCCCCTCGCCAATCAAATAATGGAAAAAAGATTTGAGACAGGCCATTTTCCGCTCCAGCGAGGCGGCGGAAAAACCGTGGTTGCTTAAGTAATCGATATATTTTTTAATGACCTCGCGGTCGATCTCCAACAATTCTTTCGGCCGGGTAAAACGGACAAAGTGATCAAGGTCGCGGTAGTACGCCTTGATCGTGTTGACGGCGTACCCGCGCTCGATCTGGATATAAGAGATAAAATCTTTAACGGTCGCTCTCACTCCCATTCCCCCCGCTGCCAGAGTCCGGCCAGCTGAATCCCGATCAGTGTCTTGCTATCTTTGATCGTCCCGGACCGGGCCAATTCCAGGCAGGCGGCCATATCGACCAACTCGACCTCGATCCGCTCGTCTTCATCGGGCCTTTGGGCCGCCCGGGTCAACCCGCTGGCCATGAAAAAGGCTATTTTCTCGTCAGAATAACCGGGCGAAGAATAACCTTCCCACAATTTTTGGATATGCGCCGCAAGGTAACCTGTCTCTTCCGTCAGCTCGCGCCGGGCGGCTTCTTCCCCGCTCTCCCCTTTGGCCGGCACGCCGGCCGGCAGTTCGAGCAAAGTTTCGCCGGTAGCGTAACGGAACTGGCTAACCAAGACCAGCTCATCTTCAGCGGTAATAGCCATGATCGCCACCGCCCCCGGATGATGGACCACTTCGCGCGTCGCTTCAACGCCGTCAGACAACTTGACCCGGTCAGACTCGACTTTTATCAAGCGTCCGGAAAAAACGACCTCGCCGCTTATTTTCTTTTCTTCCATTCTGCCGCTCCTGTAATGATCTTCAAGACCATCTCCGTCCCCCGGACAAGGTCAGAAATTTTGATCTGTTCGCGCGTCGTATGCACGTTATGGGCACCGACCCCGAGGATCACGGTCGGCAAGCCGCGCTCGTTAAAGACATTGGCATCCGACCCGCCGCCAGTCGGCTTGATGATCGGCAGAACACCGGCCGCGCGCATCCCCGCCAGGACAACGCGCATCACTTGGCTCGAAGGGCTAAGCTCGAAAGAACGGTATATCCGCTCTACTTTCAGCTTGAGCCGCGCCCGGTACTTGCGGGCCGCTTTGAAAAGTAACCGCTCCATATGCTCGACCTGGCGCTGCAGTTTGCGCCGGCTATGACTGCGCGCTTCGCCGCGCAGTTCCACTTCATCCGGGATGATATTGGTCGCCTTACCACCCTTTATCACGCCAATATTAGCGGTCGTTTCCGGGTCGATCCGGCCGAGCTTCATCCCGGCGATCGCCTCGCTGGCCACCTTGATGGCATTGACCCCGTCTTCCGGGTGGATCCCGGCGTGGGCCGCCCGGCCGATGATCGTCGCCGTCAAGTTATATTGCGTCGGCGCTTGATTGACGACCTTCTCGACCACCCCGCCGTCGAGTGTCAGGCCAAAGTCAGCCTGCAGCGCCTTATCCGGCAGGACCTTCGCCCCCAGCAAGCCGATCTCCTCTGCGACGGTAAAAATCACGACCAGTGGCGGATGTTTAAGCTTCCGCTCTTTTAAGACGCGGAGGATCTCGACGATCGCGACTACTCCGGCCTTATTATCCGCGCCCAGGATCGTGCCGCCATCCGGGCGGATAACACCGTGCCGCTCGACCGGCTTGATCTTTTTTCCCGGAGAGACCGTGTCCAGATGGGCATTGATCATCACGCGGGGACTTTTCACTCCCTGACCCGGGACAAAGGCGATCAGATTGCCGATCTCGCCCCCGGTTAAATGGCCACTCTGCCGGGTACGGATCCCGAGCGCCCTAAGTTCACGCTGGACCCATTTGGCCGCTCCGGCTTCACGCAAAGACAAACTGTCGATGCGGACCAGCTGTTTGAAACTATTAACCAGTCGGCGTTTATTGATCATTTAAAATGCTCGTACCCTTTGGCGTTAGCTGGAGTGATCCCGGCGCTTTTTGGGGCGATCGCTCCAACCACCGTCACCTTGGTGCCGGTCCGGCGCCGCACCAGTTCCATCAACTTGATCGCCTTGTTCTTTGGCGCGGTCAAGACCAGCTCGTACTCTTCCCCGCCGTTCAGCGCCTGGTCCGGGGTCGCTCCGGCGGCCCGCGGCACCAGCTCTGTCCAAATCTTAGCACCTGTCCGGCTCTGCCGGCAAATCTCCCGGACCGAACGCATCAGCCCGTCGCTCGAGTCGATCATGGCGGTAGCTAAACGGGAGCGGGCAATAGTTTGCGCTTCAGTAACGCGTAACGCGTAACACGCCGTGCCTGCCGGCAGGCAGATAACGCGATATTTTTGAGCGGCTGGGCCGCCGAACTCGCCGGTCACCAGGACCAGATCACCCGGCTTCGCCCCACCGCGGGTCATTAGTTGCCGTTGTTCAACTTCTCCCAGCAAAGTAACACTAATGATAAGTTCTTTAGGGGAAGAGATGGTATCGCCGCCGATTATATCTATCTGGTATTTTCTGGCCAGCTGTTTGAGCCCGCTGTAGAGGAGCTCGATATTTTCCGCCTGGAAGTTTTTACTCGCCCCGATCGTCACCAAAGCGTAAGTTGGCACCCCGCCCATCGCCGCAATGTCGGAAATATTGGCCGCCAGCACTTTTTCACCCAAAGCTTTATAAGAAATACCCTTGGTCTTAAAATGAACATTCTCCACAAACGTGTCAGTGGTAATTAACAATAACTTTTGTAGTTTTTGTTTTGTGATTTTGGATTTGTTTTGATGTTTGAAGTTGGATGTTTGAAGTTTGATCGCTGCGGCATCATCCCCGATCCCAATCAGCACGTTCTTCGAGGCTGGTTTGCCGATCTGCTTGGCCAGCAGTTCGATCAGACCGAATTCTCCGAGTTGCGCTAGCTTCACAATTTGTAAATTATATCACGAAAATACGACTTTTTTAGCGCATTTTTTGACCTAATTATTACGATAATACATATATGAAGAGAACATCAAAAAGGGCTGTCGACTATGCGTTCATTATAGCGTCATTTTTGTTGATTTTATGCTTTATTCCTTTGGGTTACCTGCTCACACCGCGGGGGGTCCCGCGCGGCTATAAGGTCATGCACGGAGGGACGATCCTCGCCTCGGCCTATAATTCCCTACCCGGCCAGACCGACAGCTCCCCCTGGATCACCGCCTCCGGGACCCGCTGTCGCGAAGGGGTCATCGCTTCCAACCACTTCCCGATCGGGACCAAGATCATGATCGAAGGATATAAGGGAAAAGTCTTTGTGGTTGAGGACCGGATGAACAGGAGATACAAGAAGAAGATCGATATCTGGTTCAGAGACTACGATGACGCGATCAAGTTCGGCGTGCGCAAGGTCAAATATTACGTTTTAGCTTCAGTTTAATACTTAATAGGTTTGAATTTATTTCTCGTAGCTTTTCAATTGATTGATCAGTTTCCCGTCGCAAGATTCGACAATAAACAGGTCACCTCTATCGTCCCGCCAAAATATGCCGATCTCGTACGATTTATTCCTGGGCAATGAGTTCCGCACCGATTTCATGGCCGCTTCCAGGCTCAGGTTTGAGGCCGATAAAGCTGTTTGTAATTGCTCACAATATCCGGGATCAAACAACTCATTAACATTGGTGTGGATTGTAGCTATCCCGGACCGGCCAACCCCAATGGGCTTTGTTTTAAAGCGCAACATGACCTGGACCGCAATATCAACCCGCGGCAAATTGATTTTGTCCCTGTATAGATTATAGACCCTCGTCCCGCTTATCATAAGTCCTCCTCATCTCTTGGCTAATATGTTTCGAACATATTTCCTGGATATTTCAGTCGAACTTACCTGATCTTTGAAATTCTGGGCTGGTTTTGACGATATATTATGTAGAGAAACCTATGAGAGTCCCAAGTGTTGAATACAATCGAACCAGACAAATAATGCTTAGCGCAGGCCTCTCCAAAAGCATACCTTTCGAAGTAAGTATTTCGCGGAATGCCCCCATTCCTATTCAGCAGGCGGAAAGGATCATTGCAGCTGTGACCCAACGGCTGTCACGCTCTCCATTTAATTCATTTATCGGCGCAAAACCAATTAACATCAAATTTGTTACCAGCGAAGAAATGGATAAGCTTGGCTATACTGATCTTTTCCGTCGCGGGGCCAACAATAATTACTCCGCCCCCGAACTTGCCAATAAAATGTCGCCGAGCGGAGCCTACGATCCCCTGAAAGATACAGTTTTTGTTAACTGCAGATCGCTTGACCGGCCGAAAAAGTACCTGGAAGTTTTAACTCATGAATTTCTGCATGCTTACAGCACTGAAATAACTGAGATCGAGCCGGGGATCATTTCTTTAAGAAGTGGGTTAAGAACCAGCATCATTGACAAAGCAAACAAACGGGAATTAAGAAAAAGCGGAGAATATTTAAATGAGGGCCTTACGGAATATCTGCGTATCCTGGCCGGCGACGGGCCGACCTTCGGTGTCTACGTTCCGTTGGTTGAGGCGATCGGGATCGTGGCCCAACAGGTGGGGATCGATCTTTTAATGAAAGCATATTTCAAGGAAGGGCCAACACTATTAGAAAGAGCTTTTGACGGCATTCACGGTGCTAAAGCCTATTTGGAATTATCTTCACTGGCACATACGGTCGGGACCAGGAATAGCATTAGAGCCGAAGCTCGGAATGGCGAAGACCTAGCGGGTTTCGTTAGATACGGATTTGAATACTACATCATGAAAGAATGGAATACGCAAAGATAATTTACACAAAGATCGAACCCCGGCATCTTCAATCGCCAAACTTTCTGGGGAGAGGAGGCGGCGGGTCGGGATGGATGTCTAGCATCAGATTATAAATTAGCGAGCTGGTGGAGACTCGGCTAGAATGTATTTTCGAGAAGAAATTCAAACTATTGAAAAGCAAAAACACAGGCTCAACATCTACAAGGGCCTCATAACAAGCCCCCGCGCGCTATCTCGCTCCGATTCAAATACATCGATCATTTTATTAAAAAGACCATTAATATCCCGCTCTAATCTTCGTGTCTCCCAAAAACCTAATTTTGAGCATAGTGATTTTTTAGTTGTCGAATAATTATTTTTCTTACTGAATGTTTCGGTCGCCTGATCAAGATCAAGCTTTTCCGTTGGCACGGCCTTCAACCGATCGATCACTCCCAAGTAAAAAGCGAGAAAATGTTTTTCCAGCAGCCTACTTTCTGCCTGTGAATAAACAAAGGGAAGCCGTTCGCGGCGTTCCATCATCAGGGCTACCAGCAAGAGCAGTCGCGGGTCTCGCTTGAAACGAAGGTAATCAACCGGGGCCATCGATTTGGAAAATTGGCTTCCAGGGTCGTAAATAATGTGCGAGCCGATCGAATTGGTTCTAATTTCAACGTTATCGGGATATTCCGCCAAATAAGCTTGCGCCCTTTCAGCTTCTGCTTGTGCCTCCGCCAGATCCATTTTCCAATCCAGGTTCATGAGACTGAATGAAATAGTTGTTGCTGTGCCCTTGAATAATTCCAGAATATATTTCAATCTTTCTTCCTGTTTCATTGCCTGCCGCTTGTTTTTATATTTACCGATCCCTACCAGATGGTCGGAAGTAAAGCGTTCAATCCCCAGGCCGATAGTATTGCCGAACCTGGCGAATCTTTTCCAGGCCTCCGGATGCCTTTTTAACGAAGCGTCAAGTGAATCGACCCGTGACAGAAAGTAGTAACCATGAGGCATATAAGATAGGACCGACACAATTGCGGAAGCCCGGTCTGGATTCGCCGTAAAATTGGCTGAAGCAATTCCGATCCCCTTTACTCCTTTTTCTTTCAACTCACGAAGTTCTTGCCCGACCAGTTCTGGCGAACGATAATCTATACTTTTAGGGTCATTGCCGCAGTAGAAACAACTTCCCCAGCAGCCGCTTTCCCATTTGACCTGGGCGGTTTCAAATCCACCGACATTATAATCCCGGGTAAAATCAAGATCGTCCAATTTCTTTACCGGCAGTGGACTTAAAATATAGGCATTCTTCGTGCACAACATTCCAAAACCAAGCCTGTCACCAGAGTCTCGATAGGACATATCGCTAAGTGCTCTTGCAGCTAGTTCGAAATTAAAACCATTGCCTGCATAAGCTTCTATAAATGCTTCGCCTTCGTTGCTGACCAGTATTAGTTCAGGCCCGCTATCGGACAAACGTGAGAAATAAGGCCCGAATTGTTCTGCATAATAATCAGCATGATATTTAATATCCGTCCCGCCGATAACCGTGATCGGTCTTGGCTTTAACGATTTTATTAATTGCTGAGCATCGCTGA includes:
- the thiL gene encoding thiamine-phosphate kinase, which codes for MKLAQLGEFGLIELLAKQIGKPASKNVLIGIGDDAAAIKLQTSNFKHQNKSKITKQKLQKLLLITTDTFVENVHFKTKGISYKALGEKVLAANISDIAAMGGVPTYALVTIGASKNFQAENIELLYSGLKQLARKYQIDIIGGDTISSPKELIISVTLLGEVEQRQLMTRGGAKPGDLVLVTGEFGGPAAQKYRVICLPAGTACYALRVTEAQTIARSRLATAMIDSSDGLMRSVREICRQSRTGAKIWTELVPRAAGATPDQALNGGEEYELVLTAPKNKAIKLMELVRRRTGTKVTVVGAIAPKSAGITPANAKGYEHFK
- a CDS encoding NUDIX hydrolase translates to MEEKKISGEVVFSGRLIKVESDRVKLSDGVEATREVVHHPGAVAIMAITAEDELVLVSQFRYATGETLLELPAGVPAKGESGEEAARRELTEETGYLAAHIQKLWEGYSSPGYSDEKIAFFMASGLTRAAQRPDEDERIEVELVDMAACLELARSGTIKDSKTLIGIQLAGLWQRGEWE
- a CDS encoding radical SAM protein encodes the protein MTRVAFVDMNPYKEPNGGSRFCDPVHLVPMANICKKNGNQTKIFQNGLDPRREIAEFRPEILGLSFIGSSKDAISDAQQLIKSLKPRPITVIGGTDIKYHADYYAEQFGPYFSRLSDSGPELILVSNEGEAFIEAYAGNGFNFELAARALSDMSYRDSGDRLGFGMLCTKNAYILSPLPVKKLDDLDFTRDYNVGGFETAQVKWESGCWGSCFYCGNDPKSIDYRSPELVGQELRELKEKGVKGIGIASANFTANPDRASAIVSVLSYMPHGYYFLSRVDSLDASLKRHPEAWKRFARFGNTIGLGIERFTSDHLVGIGKYKNKRQAMKQEERLKYILELFKGTATTISFSLMNLDWKMDLAEAQAEAERAQAYLAEYPDNVEIRTNSIGSHIIYDPGSQFSKSMAPVDYLRFKRDPRLLLLVALMMERRERLPFVYSQAESRLLEKHFLAFYLGVIDRLKAVPTEKLDLDQATETFSKKNNYSTTKKSLCSKLGFWETRRLERDINGLFNKMIDVFESERDSARGLVMRPL
- a CDS encoding M20/M25/M40 family metallo-hydrolase — encoded protein: MINKRRLVNSFKQLVRIDSLSLREAGAAKWVQRELRALGIRTRQSGHLTGGEIGNLIAFVPGQGVKSPRVMINAHLDTVSPGKKIKPVERHGVIRPDGGTILGADNKAGVVAIVEILRVLKERKLKHPPLVVIFTVAEEIGLLGAKVLPDKALQADFGLTLDGGVVEKVVNQAPTQYNLTATIIGRAAHAGIHPEDGVNAIKVASEAIAGMKLGRIDPETTANIGVIKGGKATNIIPDEVELRGEARSHSRRKLQRQVEHMERLLFKAARKYRARLKLKVERIYRSFELSPSSQVMRVVLAGMRAAGVLPIIKPTGGGSDANVFNERGLPTVILGVGAHNVHTTREQIKISDLVRGTEMVLKIITGAAEWKKRK